The Sulfurihydrogenibium azorense Az-Fu1 genome contains the following window.
ACCTATCATCTGGGTTAAAGGGTATCCTCGTATATAAGTCTCTTCTTTTGTGTTAAACGATATCTTAGTTCTCCATTTTTGAGCCATGTTTACACCTCTACTTCTTTTAGACTATTTATTACGTATTCAGGGTTTAAAGATAAAGCCAGTTGTTTGTTTCCATAACCATGTAGGACAAGACAGCTTTTGACTTGGGCATTTTTTGCTGTGAGAATGTCTGTTTCACTGTCTCCAATAAGGATTGAGTTTTGGTTGCTAACTTTTAACTTTTCTAAAGTGTAAAAAACTGGCACTGGACTTGGTTTTTTTTCAGAAGTTGTATCAGCTCCAACCACTAAATCTATGTAGTTTAAAATACCAAGTTTATCTAATATTCTTCTTGATAAATTTTCGTACTTATTTGTGACTACTGCTGTTAACTTGCCACTTTCTTTTATTTTTATAACTGTTTCTTGTGCTCCTTCGTAAAGTTTTGAATAGATAACAGGATTTTCAAAGTAAAACTCTCTAAAAAGTTCTAAAGCTTTGTCTCTTATATCTTGTGGATAGTCTGGTATTAGGTCTTCTATAAGCTTTTTAGCTCCATAACCTACTTTTGAGACTACTTCTTGTGTTGTTTTTGTTGGAATCTTTAACTTTTCAAATGCATAGTTTACGGCAATAGCTATATCTTCTGCTGAATCTAACAAAGTTCCATCTAAATCAAACATGAAAAGTTCAATATGTTTCATTGTAGTTTAAATTGTTGATATTTTGCTTTTATTTTATCTATCCATCTCTCTTGACTTTCTTGGTTTTCTTCTTTAGATTCTTTTTTCATACCTACAATCACGTAAACTTCCTCGTTATCTTTCATAAGCCCAAGGTTCTCTCTTGCCATCTTCTCTACGTAAAATGGGTCGTTTTGTAGGTAGTATATCTTTTTTTCTAAGTCTTGGTTCTCTCTCTTTATAGTATCTATCTGGGCTTGTAAGTTATTTCTTGTTTCTACTTTTTTAAAGTATTCAAAGATGTTGTTTTCTCCAAAACCTATAGTGTAAATGGCTGTTATGAGTAAAATAAAAGCCGCAGCCTTTAAGCTGCGGTCTATGAGTTTTTGGTTAAAATCTAAACTTTTTGAAAGCTTCTTTTCCTTTGAATACTGCATCTTTACCAAGTTCTTCCTCTATTCTAAGTAATTGGTTATACTTTGCTATTCTGTCAGTCCTTGAAGCTGACCCTGTCTTTATCTGTCCTGCGTTTGTTGCAACTGCTAAATCAGCTATAAACGTATCTTCACTCTCTCCAGATCTGTGGGATATTACTGCCGTATAGTTATTACTTTTTGCAAGTTCTATAGCATCTAACGTTTCGGTTAAAGTACCTATTTGGTTTAATTTAATTAAAACAGAGTTTGCAACATTATTTTTTATTCCTTCAAGTATTATTTTAGGATTTGTTGTAAAAAGGTCATCTCCAACAAGTTGTACCTTATTTCCTATTGTTGCAGTGAGGTTTTTCCATCCTTCCCAGTCATTCTCTGCAAGTCCATCTTCTATGGATATAACTGGATATGTTCCTACTATCTCTTCGTAAAGGATAACCATATCCTCACTTGTGAGATCTCTACCTTCAAATTTATATTTTCCATTTTCGTAAAACTCAGAAGATGCAGCATCTAAGGCTAAGAATATATCTTCTCCTGGTGTGTATCCAGCTTTCTCAATAGCCATCATTAAAAGATCAAGAGCTTCTTTTGTTGATCTTAAGGCTGGTGCAAAACCTCCTTCATCTCCTACGTTAGTCGAGTATCCTTTTTCTTTTAAAACCGATTTTAAAACGTGAAATGTTTCTACTCCTGCCCTTAAAGCTTCTTTAAAAGATCCACCACATACTGGTACTATCATAAATTCTTGAAAATCAAGGTCGTTATCTGCGTGGGCTCCACCGTTGATTACGTTCATAAGTGGTACAGGTAAAACCTTTGCATTACATCCACCTAAATACCTGTAAAGAGACATCTCTTTCTCTACAGCTGTTGCTCTTGCAACTGCTAAAGATACGGCAAGTATTGCGTTTGCACCAAAGTTTGATTTATTTTCAGTTCCATCAGCTTCTATCATTATTCTATCTATTCTAACTTGGTTTTCAGACTCTTCTCCAATTAAAAGGTCAGCTATCTTAGTGTTTATATTTTCTACGGCTTTTAAAACACCTTTTCCTAAGAATCTTTTTTTGTCTCCATCTCTAAGCTCTAAGGCTTCATTTACTCCTGTTGATGCACCACTTGGCACTATTGCAGATCCTACGGATCCACTTTCTAAAACAACCGTAGCTTCAACTGTAGGATTTCCTCTTGAATCTAAAACCTCTCTTCCATAAACGTCAACAATTATAGACATCTCAAACCTCCTTAAATTTTATGGTATGCGGCTATTGCTCCAGCTATAGCAGCTACTAAGTCTTCTAAGTCAGCTGTTTTATCTTCTAAGTTAAATGTAGGAAGTTTTTCTTCAATATATCTTGTAGTAAACTTACCCTTTATAAAATCTTCGTCTCTTACTATTGCCCTAAGGAGAGGTAGATTTGTAGGGACTCCTCTAACTATAAACTCATCTAAAGCTCTTCTTGCCCTGTTTACAACTTGGTCCCAAGTTAAAGCCCAGACTGATAGTTTTGCTATCATAGAGTCGTAGTAAGGCGGTATTACATAAT
Protein-coding sequences here:
- a CDS encoding FtsB family cell division protein, which codes for MQYSKEKKLSKSLDFNQKLIDRSLKAAAFILLITAIYTIGFGENNIFEYFKKVETRNNLQAQIDTIKRENQDLEKKIYYLQNDPFYVEKMARENLGLMKDNEEVYVIVGMKKESKEENQESQERWIDKIKAKYQQFKLQ
- the eno gene encoding phosphopyruvate hydratase, which gives rise to MSIIVDVYGREVLDSRGNPTVEATVVLESGSVGSAIVPSGASTGVNEALELRDGDKKRFLGKGVLKAVENINTKIADLLIGEESENQVRIDRIMIEADGTENKSNFGANAILAVSLAVARATAVEKEMSLYRYLGGCNAKVLPVPLMNVINGGAHADNDLDFQEFMIVPVCGGSFKEALRAGVETFHVLKSVLKEKGYSTNVGDEGGFAPALRSTKEALDLLMMAIEKAGYTPGEDIFLALDAASSEFYENGKYKFEGRDLTSEDMVILYEEIVGTYPVISIEDGLAENDWEGWKNLTATIGNKVQLVGDDLFTTNPKIILEGIKNNVANSVLIKLNQIGTLTETLDAIELAKSNNYTAVISHRSGESEDTFIADLAVATNAGQIKTGSASRTDRIAKYNQLLRIEEELGKDAVFKGKEAFKKFRF
- a CDS encoding HAD family hydrolase; the protein is MKHIELFMFDLDGTLLDSAEDIAIAVNYAFEKLKIPTKTTQEVVSKVGYGAKKLIEDLIPDYPQDIRDKALELFREFYFENPVIYSKLYEGAQETVIKIKESGKLTAVVTNKYENLSRRILDKLGILNYIDLVVGADTTSEKKPSPVPVFYTLEKLKVSNQNSILIGDSETDILTAKNAQVKSCLVLHGYGNKQLALSLNPEYVINSLKEVEV